In a single window of the Chondrocystis sp. NIES-4102 genome:
- the dcd gene encoding deoxycytidine triphosphate deaminase, with amino-acid sequence MIKNDKWIIEQARLGMITPFEEKSVRKAVLGTNPTNILKPTQNQEVPTISWGLSSYGYDIRLSPHDFRIFKHIPGTVVDPKRFNPKNLEQAQLHLDPDGSSYFIIPANSYGLGASLESIKMPPNVTAICLGKSTYARVGVIANTTPLEAAWQGEAITLEFSNASSADVKIYANEGVVQLLFFEGEPCQTTYADRGGKYQNQSSKVTLPIV; translated from the coding sequence ATGATAAAAAATGATAAGTGGATTATCGAACAAGCTCGCCTGGGTATGATTACCCCCTTTGAAGAAAAATCTGTCAGAAAAGCAGTATTGGGTACAAATCCTACTAACATTCTGAAACCGACCCAAAATCAGGAAGTTCCGACTATTAGTTGGGGTTTAAGCTCCTATGGGTATGATATTCGTCTGTCACCTCACGACTTTCGGATTTTTAAACATATACCAGGTACAGTAGTAGATCCCAAAAGATTTAATCCTAAGAACTTAGAACAAGCCCAATTACATCTTGATCCAGATGGTTCATCTTACTTTATTATTCCTGCTAATAGTTATGGTTTGGGCGCATCCTTAGAAAGTATTAAAATGCCCCCGAATGTCACAGCCATTTGCTTAGGCAAGTCTACTTACGCTCGCGTTGGCGTGATTGCTAATACTACCCCTCTAGAAGCTGCTTGGCAAGGAGAAGCTATTACTCTAGAATTTTCCAATGCCTCAAGTGCCGATGTCAAAATATATGCCAACGAAGGAGTAGTACAATTGTTGTTTTTTGAAGGAGAACCCTGTCAAACAACCTATGCCGATCGCGGTGGGAAATATCAAAATCAATCTAGCAAAGTTACATTACCAATAGTTTAA
- a CDS encoding molybdenum cofactor synthesis domain protein: MLSVAEAEAIILNLVKVLHPLQDQEIVDLDNAQGRILANAIASNLDFPHWDNSAMDGYAVNYLDVQNCSLANPITLEIVGEIAAGDRPNFKLSSTQAARIFTGAMLPEGADTIVIQENTKREANKVTIFASPKYQEFVRHKGAFYQAGTSLLEAGVKIGAAEIAVLATAQCTQLSVYRRPRVAILSTGDELVTPEQTLQPGQIVDSNQYALASFINSNGGIPIKLGIIKDSPEELKKAIASAISSADLVLSTGGVSVGDYDYVDQILAELGGDLHIRSVAVKPGKPLTVATFAHNNCLYFGIPGNPVSALVSCWRFVQPALKKLSGQKNYQPHFVKAITRHDLKGAGKRESYLWGQLHLVDGQYEFTLAGGSHSSGNLINLAQTNGLAIIPVDQPLIAAGNAVQVMLVN; encoded by the coding sequence ATGCTATCTGTTGCCGAAGCCGAAGCAATTATTTTAAATTTAGTTAAAGTATTACATCCCCTTCAAGATCAGGAAATAGTAGACTTAGATAACGCTCAAGGACGTATCTTAGCTAATGCGATCGCATCTAATTTAGATTTTCCTCATTGGGATAATTCCGCTATGGATGGTTATGCAGTAAATTATCTCGATGTGCAAAATTGCAGTTTAGCCAACCCTATAACCCTAGAAATAGTCGGAGAAATTGCAGCAGGCGATCGCCCTAACTTTAAACTCTCTTCTACACAGGCTGCTCGTATCTTTACAGGCGCAATGTTACCTGAAGGTGCAGATACCATTGTGATCCAAGAAAACACTAAAAGAGAGGCAAATAAGGTTACTATTTTTGCTTCCCCAAAATATCAAGAATTTGTCAGACACAAAGGCGCATTTTATCAAGCAGGTACATCCTTACTAGAAGCTGGGGTTAAAATTGGCGCAGCAGAAATTGCAGTCTTGGCTACCGCCCAATGTACTCAATTATCAGTTTATCGTCGTCCCCGTGTAGCGATTTTATCTACTGGAGATGAATTAGTAACCCCAGAGCAAACCTTACAACCAGGACAGATAGTTGATTCTAATCAATATGCTTTAGCTAGTTTTATAAATTCTAATGGTGGAATACCAATTAAGTTAGGTATTATCAAAGATAGTCCAGAAGAATTAAAGAAAGCGATCGCATCTGCCATTTCCTCAGCAGATTTAGTTTTATCTACGGGGGGTGTATCCGTCGGTGATTATGATTATGTAGATCAGATTTTGGCTGAATTAGGCGGTGATCTTCATATTCGCAGTGTTGCAGTCAAACCAGGTAAACCCCTAACTGTCGCCACTTTTGCTCACAATAATTGTCTCTATTTTGGCATTCCAGGTAATCCTGTTTCCGCTTTAGTTAGTTGTTGGCGTTTCGTACAACCAGCCTTAAAAAAATTATCAGGACAAAAAAATTACCAACCTCACTTTGTTAAAGCTATTACTCGTCACGATCTAAAAGGTGCTGGTAAACGGGAAAGTTATCTTTGGGGACAATTACATTTAGTAGATGGTCAATATGAGTTTACCTTAGCTGGTGGTAGTCATAGTTCAGGTAATTTAATTAATTTAGCTCAAACTAATGGACTTGCGATCATACCTGTTGATCAGCCATTAATCGCAGCAGGAAATGCTGTACAAGTAATGTTAGTTAACTAA
- a CDS encoding putative P450 cytochrome, translating to MNIIGVMGAGNSATPEDLELGYQLGQAIAQEGWVLLTGGRKVGVMDAASRGAKTKQGLVIGILPGHNKVGMSQAVDIPIITDLGNGRNNINVLSAKVVIACGMGLGTASEVALALKNQKPVILLNQNELTKQFFASLAPQQLYVSETVPGAIALTQKILISDF from the coding sequence ATGAATATTATAGGTGTTATGGGTGCAGGTAATTCCGCAACCCCCGAAGATCTAGAATTAGGGTATCAATTAGGTCAAGCGATCGCCCAAGAGGGGTGGGTATTACTCACAGGCGGTAGAAAAGTTGGGGTGATGGATGCAGCTAGTCGGGGTGCTAAAACAAAACAAGGGTTAGTAATAGGAATTTTACCAGGTCACAATAAAGTAGGAATGTCACAAGCAGTAGATATTCCGATAATTACCGACTTAGGAAATGGACGAAATAACATTAATGTCTTATCCGCTAAGGTAGTAATTGCTTGTGGTATGGGGTTGGGGACAGCTTCAGAAGTTGCTTTAGCTTTAAAAAATCAGAAGCCAGTCATCCTATTAAATCAAAATGAGTTAACTAAACAATTTTTTGCCAGTTTAGCCCCACAACAATTATATGTTAGTGAGACTGTACCAGGAGCGATCGCCCTAACTCAAAAGATTTTGATTTCTGACTTTTGA
- a CDS encoding XRE family transcriptional regulator, with the protein MNQYSYQTNKQLLQDLMQQVNISDLDELSRVARVARLQLIRIQRGLILNISVGAISRIAQALNISIDSLVETFVEKTPINPQPKAIETNDALAACQQEYQKLQQEILQQQEFLEAEFQKSSLETIESWLLQWPTASAAVRKNPQLPAVRLLSLVEPVEQLLKQWNVEPIATIGEQLPFNPQQHQLLKGAAQPGDLVEVRYVGYTQYGKLLYKAKVSPIEPIDHQRSNQ; encoded by the coding sequence ATGAATCAGTATTCATATCAAACAAATAAACAACTGCTGCAAGATTTGATGCAACAGGTAAATATATCTGACCTGGATGAACTTAGTAGAGTAGCCCGCGTAGCCAGATTACAGTTAATTAGAATTCAAAGAGGTTTAATTTTAAATATCTCAGTAGGTGCAATTTCTAGAATTGCTCAAGCCCTCAATATCTCTATTGATAGTTTAGTGGAAACTTTTGTAGAAAAAACTCCTATTAATCCTCAACCTAAAGCGATTGAAACTAATGATGCTTTGGCTGCTTGTCAACAGGAATATCAAAAGCTTCAGCAAGAAATACTTCAGCAACAGGAATTTTTAGAAGCGGAATTTCAAAAAAGCAGTTTAGAAACCATTGAATCTTGGCTTTTGCAATGGCCGACTGCTAGTGCTGCGGTGCGTAAGAATCCTCAACTACCAGCAGTTAGATTGTTAAGCCTGGTTGAGCCTGTAGAACAACTCTTAAAACAATGGAATGTTGAACCTATTGCCACTATCGGTGAACAATTACCTTTTAATCCTCAGCAACATCAATTACTTAAGGGTGCTGCTCAACCTGGGGATTTGGTAGAAGTACGTTATGTAGGCTACACGCAATACGGCAAACTGCTATATAAAGCCAAAGTTAGCCCTATTGAACCCATTGATCACCAAAGAAGCAATCAATGA
- the talC gene encoding transaldolase translates to MIYLDSALIEEAQIAVAMGWVKGITTNPTLLKQSQLSPVQCLQQLAAIAPGELYYQLCATDFETMITEARKAQEIIKEKLVLKIPATELGFRVTAHLSKEIACSVTAIYSPTQAAIASEAGAKYAIAYVNRATRLLGDGLALVRDMADVLKGSQTEILAASLKSPQEAAATLQAGAHHLTVPLGILQAMTTHDLSEKTVVEFTSNGIGISL, encoded by the coding sequence ATGATTTATTTGGATTCTGCTTTAATTGAAGAAGCTCAGATCGCAGTGGCAATGGGTTGGGTAAAAGGTATTACTACTAATCCTACTCTTTTAAAGCAAAGTCAGTTATCTCCTGTTCAATGTTTGCAGCAATTAGCAGCGATCGCCCCTGGGGAATTGTATTATCAGCTATGTGCTACGGATTTTGAGACGATGATTACTGAAGCCAGAAAAGCACAGGAAATTATCAAGGAAAAACTAGTTTTAAAAATCCCCGCTACGGAATTAGGTTTTAGGGTAACAGCCCATTTATCCAAGGAAATTGCTTGTTCTGTCACGGCTATTTATAGTCCTACTCAAGCTGCGATCGCCTCAGAAGCAGGGGCAAAATATGCGATCGCTTATGTAAATCGTGCTACCAGACTTTTGGGGGATGGTTTGGCATTAGTGAGGGATATGGCAGATGTCTTAAAAGGTAGCCAGACGGAAATTTTAGCAGCTAGTTTGAAATCTCCCCAAGAAGCAGCAGCCACTCTACAAGCAGGCGCACATCATTTAACAGTTCCTTTGGGTATTTTACAGGCAATGACTACCCATGATTTATCTGAGAAAACAGTAGTTGAGTTTACAAGTAATGGTATTGGTATTTCACTCTAA
- a CDS encoding carbamoyl-phosphate synthase small chain, producing MNNLRPHAKPALLVLADGTTYHGWSFGAEGTTVGEVVFNTGMTGYQEVLTDPSYSGQIITFTYPELGNTGVNLEDEESQTVQAKAVIARNITYRPSNWRSTQSLPDYLKAKNIPGIYGIDTRSLTRKLRDYGSINGGVSTEILNPENLLHLVQQAPNMNGLNLVKEVTTKEVYQWTEATDTEWAFAATNQKEPLTVVAIDFGIKRNILRRLASYGCKVIVVPANTPSAEILAHNPDGIFLSNGPGDPAAVSDGIAVTKELLKAGKPTFGICMGHQILGLSLGAETYKLKFGHRGLNQPAGLQNQVEITSQNHGFAIAQDSLVSEVEVTHLNLNDKTVAGLRHKTLPFFSVQYHPEASPGPHDADYLFENFVNLMRQAKNN from the coding sequence ATGAATAATCTTAGACCCCATGCTAAACCTGCTCTACTTGTTTTAGCCGACGGAACTACCTATCATGGTTGGTCTTTTGGTGCGGAGGGAACTACAGTCGGAGAAGTTGTATTTAACACAGGGATGACTGGCTATCAGGAAGTATTGACCGATCCTAGCTATTCTGGTCAAATTATCACCTTTACCTATCCAGAATTGGGAAACACAGGCGTAAATCTAGAAGATGAAGAATCCCAGACAGTCCAAGCCAAAGCAGTGATCGCCCGCAACATAACCTATCGCCCCAGTAACTGGCGATCAACTCAATCCCTCCCCGATTACCTAAAAGCCAAGAATATTCCAGGAATTTATGGCATAGATACTCGTTCTCTGACCCGTAAATTACGTGATTATGGATCAATTAATGGTGGAGTTTCTACAGAAATCCTTAATCCAGAAAACCTGTTACATTTGGTACAACAAGCTCCAAACATGAATGGTTTAAATCTCGTCAAAGAAGTTACCACCAAAGAAGTTTATCAGTGGACAGAAGCAACCGATACAGAGTGGGCATTTGCAGCAACCAACCAAAAAGAACCTCTAACCGTGGTGGCGATCGATTTTGGGATTAAACGTAATATCCTACGTCGTTTAGCTAGCTATGGGTGTAAAGTAATCGTTGTTCCTGCTAATACCCCTAGTGCAGAAATATTAGCCCATAACCCCGACGGAATTTTTCTCTCAAACGGCCCAGGCGACCCTGCTGCGGTTAGCGATGGCATAGCGGTTACTAAAGAGCTATTAAAGGCAGGTAAACCAACTTTTGGTATTTGCATGGGACATCAGATTTTAGGGCTATCTCTAGGGGCTGAGACCTACAAACTTAAATTTGGACATCGTGGCTTAAATCAACCCGCAGGTTTACAAAATCAGGTAGAAATTACTAGCCAAAATCATGGATTTGCGATCGCTCAAGATTCTTTAGTATCAGAAGTAGAAGTTACTCATCTCAATCTCAACGATAAAACTGTAGCAGGTTTACGCCATAAAACCCTACCTTTCTTCTCTGTACAATATCACCCCGAAGCTAGTCCAGGACCCCATGATGCCGATTATTTATTTGAAAATTTTGTCAATTTAATGCGTCAAGCCAAAAATAATTAA
- a CDS encoding thymidylate synthase complementing protein → MGYKDPLNDGKSRIELIDSMGNDLSIVNDARASFDKTSDYLDEKDIKLINYLIKHQHTSPFRSVVFKFKIKAPLYVCRQWWKHVIASNHNDEQLGWNERSFRYVAIDDSNEFYIPTTFRKQSKNNKQATIGAIEAELNTKAIAIYQDTCENSYQAYSKLLSLGVGREQARGVLVPSVYTSWVWTVSLQALLNFISLRMGAGAQSEIGAYATAIVELIEPLVPVSIAAWSQQMENIKE, encoded by the coding sequence ATGGGCTATAAAGATCCTTTAAATGATGGCAAAAGTAGAATTGAATTAATTGATTCAATGGGCAATGATTTGAGCATAGTTAATGATGCTAGAGCCTCCTTTGATAAAACTTCTGATTATTTAGATGAAAAAGATATTAAATTAATCAATTATTTAATTAAACATCAGCATACTAGTCCGTTTCGTTCCGTTGTGTTTAAATTCAAAATAAAAGCTCCTCTTTATGTCTGTCGCCAATGGTGGAAGCACGTGATCGCTTCGAATCACAACGATGAACAATTGGGTTGGAATGAACGGAGTTTTCGTTATGTAGCCATTGATGATAGTAATGAGTTTTATATCCCAACTACATTTAGAAAACAGTCCAAAAATAATAAGCAAGCAACTATTGGAGCAATAGAAGCAGAACTTAATACCAAAGCGATCGCTATATATCAAGATACTTGTGAAAATAGCTATCAAGCATATAGTAAATTGCTTTCTTTGGGTGTCGGTAGAGAGCAAGCAAGAGGAGTTTTAGTTCCTTCTGTCTATACTTCCTGGGTGTGGACAGTTAGTCTCCAAGCTCTCTTAAACTTCATTTCTCTAAGGATGGGAGCAGGAGCGCAAAGTGAAATTGGAGCATATGCAACTGCAATTGTAGAATTAATTGAACCACTTGTCCCCGTGTCGATCGCAGCTTGGTCTCAACAGATGGAAAATATTAAGGAGTAA
- the dnaK_3 gene encoding DnaK protein produces MGKVVGIDLGTTNSVVAVMEGGKPIVIANAEGMRTTPSVVGFNKDGELVVGQLARRQSVLNPENTFYGVKRFMGRQYAELQPESKRVSYTIKRDELGNIKIRCPKLKKEFAPEEVSAMILRKLAEEAERYLGEAITGAVITVPAYFNDSQRQATRDAGQIAGLDVLRIINEPTAAALAYGLDQRRPQTIMVFDLGGGTFDVSILDIGDGVFEVRATSGDTQLGGNDFDRRIVDWLAEEFLKQEGIDLRKSDRQALQRLTEAAEKAKIELSGLSVTEINLPFITATEDGPKHIEIKLNRAKFEELCGDLVSRLRRPLKRAISDAGISPMEIDEVVLVGGSTRIPMVQDLVRSYIDLEPNQNVNPDEVVAIGAAIQSGIMTNEVKDVLLLDVTPLSLGLETIGGVMKKLLPRNTTIPVRRSDVFSTGENNQTVVEIHALQGEREMASGNKSLGRFKLTGIPPAPRGIPQIQVSFDIDANGILQVTARDKTTGREQGITVSGASTLSEAEIKRMIQEADKFAQEDRARRERVEKRNRAKALTDQAQRKLKEVTLDFGSQFASYYRRRIDVLCEEILKSLEQDDERNLDRAQADLQDALYELNREVKLQYEDDDDDDFLGAIKRTFLGDDDKFDEDLSYDPRQTDYYSGRNNYGYPPGRSDSRSNTGYDNYGGGNYRNEPRRPTYDDQPEQYNNPSRRPSTGYDDYGQQRGYQNPPTRPSYDDPYTSTSRRERPSNSSRGVRDNYPPQDSYNGRNTSRNLPYENDWDDEDDEWF; encoded by the coding sequence ATGGGAAAAGTAGTCGGCATAGATTTAGGAACAACTAATTCCGTTGTAGCGGTTATGGAGGGCGGAAAGCCGATTGTAATTGCTAATGCAGAAGGAATGCGAACTACTCCCTCCGTAGTTGGCTTTAATAAAGATGGTGAATTGGTAGTCGGACAATTAGCCAGACGACAAAGTGTTTTAAACCCAGAAAACACCTTTTACGGGGTCAAACGGTTTATGGGTCGTCAATATGCTGAACTGCAACCAGAGTCTAAACGAGTTTCCTACACCATTAAACGAGATGAACTAGGTAATATAAAAATTCGCTGTCCAAAGCTAAAAAAAGAATTTGCGCCAGAAGAAGTTTCGGCGATGATCTTAAGAAAGCTTGCAGAAGAAGCGGAGCGATATTTAGGGGAAGCCATTACAGGCGCAGTAATTACAGTCCCTGCCTATTTTAATGATTCCCAAAGACAAGCAACCAGGGATGCGGGACAGATTGCAGGTCTAGATGTATTAAGAATTATTAACGAACCGACTGCAGCAGCACTAGCTTATGGATTAGATCAACGCCGTCCACAGACAATCATGGTGTTCGATTTAGGAGGTGGGACATTTGATGTTTCCATTTTGGATATAGGTGATGGAGTATTTGAAGTAAGAGCAACCAGTGGGGATACTCAACTTGGGGGAAATGACTTTGATCGACGTATTGTTGATTGGTTAGCCGAAGAATTTCTCAAACAAGAAGGAATCGACTTAAGAAAAAGCGATCGCCAGGCTCTTCAAAGACTCACCGAAGCTGCGGAAAAAGCCAAAATTGAATTATCAGGATTATCGGTAACAGAGATTAATTTACCCTTTATCACTGCCACTGAAGATGGGCCCAAACACATCGAAATCAAGCTCAATCGGGCAAAATTTGAAGAACTCTGTGGAGATCTCGTAAGTCGTCTGCGTCGCCCCCTAAAACGTGCCATTTCCGATGCTGGGATTAGTCCGATGGAAATTGACGAAGTTGTACTAGTGGGAGGATCAACCCGTATCCCAATGGTACAGGATTTGGTACGTAGCTACATCGACTTAGAACCCAATCAAAATGTTAACCCAGATGAAGTAGTAGCAATTGGTGCAGCTATTCAGTCGGGAATTATGACCAATGAAGTAAAAGATGTCTTGTTATTAGATGTTACCCCCCTATCATTAGGGTTAGAAACCATTGGGGGAGTCATGAAAAAACTTTTACCTCGTAATACTACTATTCCTGTGCGTCGCTCGGATGTCTTTTCTACAGGGGAAAACAACCAAACAGTAGTAGAAATTCATGCTCTTCAAGGTGAAAGAGAAATGGCAAGTGGTAACAAGTCTTTAGGTAGATTTAAACTTACAGGTATACCACCAGCACCCAGAGGAATCCCTCAAATTCAAGTATCCTTCGATATCGATGCCAATGGGATTTTACAAGTAACAGCTAGAGATAAAACCACTGGTAGAGAACAAGGAATTACCGTATCTGGGGCTTCTACCCTGAGCGAAGCAGAAATTAAGCGCATGATCCAAGAAGCGGATAAATTTGCTCAAGAAGATCGCGCCCGACGCGAAAGAGTAGAAAAACGTAACCGTGCTAAAGCCCTAACAGATCAAGCACAAAGAAAGCTTAAAGAAGTAACTCTAGATTTTGGTAGTCAATTCGCTAGCTATTATCGCCGTCGTATAGATGTACTATGTGAAGAAATTCTCAAGAGTCTAGAACAAGATGATGAGCGTAATTTAGATAGAGCGCAAGCAGATTTACAAGATGCCCTATATGAACTCAATCGTGAAGTAAAACTACAATATGAAGACGACGATGATGATGATTTCTTAGGGGCAATTAAGCGAACTTTCCTAGGAGATGACGATAAATTTGATGAGGACTTGAGCTATGATCCTCGCCAAACCGATTACTATAGTGGTCGTAACAACTATGGTTATCCTCCAGGACGCAGTGATAGCCGTTCAAACACTGGCTACGACAACTACGGTGGCGGTAATTATCGTAATGAGCCTCGTCGTCCTACCTATGATGATCAGCCAGAGCAATATAATAATCCCTCCCGTCGTCCCTCAACAGGATATGATGATTACGGACAACAGAGAGGATATCAAAATCCCCCCACTCGTCCTAGTTATGATGATCCCTATACTTCTACTTCTAGAAGAGAACGTCCAAGTAATAGTAGTCGTGGTGTTCGGGATAATTATCCTCCCCAAGATAGTTACAATGGGCGCAATACCTCACGCAATCTTCCCTATGAAAATGATTGGGACGATGAAGATGATGAATGGTTTTAA
- a CDS encoding chaperone DnaJ domain protein: protein MQEVRNYYEILGVNKNAPGNEIKKAYRTLAIKYHPDRNLGNKAAEEKFKDINEAYEVLSDQTRRVEYDQSLTRQKFFNKNGNLNNFGRNNRPGIRNDAGDRSRVRVDDQDYRPGTTKRERVVSSRPLRRDIEAKLTLGLDEAYRGGKRKIRLEDGRSLEVDMPVGMIDGQRIRLKGQGLEGGDLYLKITVARHPFFEIQGGNIYCQIPVTPTEAILGSAIEVPTIDGLVKVSVPNGVRSGQRLRLANKGYFDKSGARGDQLVEIQIVTPKEITPEEKELYEKLRELEQFNPRQNIIKSL, encoded by the coding sequence ATGCAGGAAGTGCGTAACTATTATGAAATACTGGGCGTAAACAAAAATGCCCCAGGTAATGAGATTAAGAAAGCTTATCGCACATTAGCCATTAAATATCATCCCGATCGCAATTTGGGTAATAAAGCTGCGGAAGAAAAGTTTAAGGATATTAACGAAGCTTACGAGGTTTTATCAGATCAAACTAGACGTGTAGAATATGATCAATCTCTCACTCGCCAAAAATTTTTCAACAAAAATGGTAATTTAAATAATTTTGGACGTAACAATCGTCCAGGAATAAGAAATGATGCTGGCGATCGCTCACGGGTGAGAGTAGATGACCAAGATTATCGTCCAGGTACAACCAAACGCGAAAGAGTAGTAAGCTCCCGTCCCCTGCGTCGTGATATAGAAGCAAAATTAACCCTGGGTTTAGATGAAGCCTATCGAGGTGGTAAAAGAAAAATTCGCCTAGAAGATGGTCGATCTTTAGAAGTGGATATGCCAGTAGGAATGATCGATGGGCAAAGAATCCGTCTTAAAGGACAAGGATTAGAAGGGGGGGACTTATATTTAAAAATTACTGTAGCTCGTCATCCATTTTTTGAAATTCAGGGGGGAAACATATATTGTCAGATCCCTGTAACTCCCACAGAAGCAATTTTAGGTAGTGCGATCGAAGTTCCAACTATAGACGGCTTAGTTAAGGTTAGTGTGCCTAATGGGGTGCGATCGGGTCAGCGACTGCGTTTAGCCAATAAAGGTTATTTCGATAAGTCGGGAGCAAGAGGAGATCAACTAGTGGAAATTCAAATAGTAACCCCGAAAGAAATTACCCCAGAAGAAAAAGAGTTATATGAGAAATTACGTGAATTAGAGCAATTTAATCCTCGTCAAAATATAATCAAAAGCTTGTAA
- a CDS encoding dihydroxy-acid dehydratase has translation MSDNRRSQEVTQGNQRSPNRAMLRAVGFGDQDFTKPIVGLANGYSTITPCNMGINTLALRAEKALKEAGAMPQMFGTITISDGISMGTEGMKYSLVSRDVIADSIETACNGQSMDAVLAIGGCDKNMPGAMLAIARMNIPAIFVYGGTIKPGKHNGEDLTVVSVFEAVGKYSAGKIDQAELDAIEHKACPGAGSCGGMFTANTMSSAFEAMGMSLPYSSTMAAEDEEKAESTEKSAFALVEAIKNQILPSQILTRQAFENAITVIMAVGGSTNSVLHLLAIANTIGVELTLDDFETIRKRVPVICDLKPSGKYVTIDLHQAGGIPQVMKMLLVNGLLHGEALTITGKTIAEVLEDIPEKPPANQDVIRQWDNPVYQEGHLAILKGNLASEGSVAKISGVKNPQITGPARVFESEEECLSAILDGKIQPGDIIVVRYEGPKGGPGMREMLAPTSAIIGAGLGDSVGLITDGRFSGGTYGMVVGHVAPEAAVGGTIALVKEGDSITIDAHEKLLQLNVEESELNQRRSQWQPRQPQYTRGVLAKYAKLVSSSSLGAVTDLDLNI, from the coding sequence ATGTCTGACAATCGAAGAAGCCAAGAAGTAACCCAGGGAAACCAGCGATCGCCAAACCGTGCAATGTTACGAGCAGTTGGTTTTGGTGATCAGGATTTTACCAAGCCTATTGTTGGTTTAGCCAATGGTTATAGTACTATTACTCCCTGTAACATGGGGATTAATACTTTAGCCTTGAGAGCAGAAAAGGCATTAAAAGAAGCAGGAGCAATGCCCCAAATGTTCGGTACGATCACAATTAGTGATGGTATCTCGATGGGGACAGAAGGGATGAAATACTCCTTAGTTTCTCGTGATGTAATCGCCGACTCTATTGAAACAGCTTGCAATGGTCAAAGTATGGATGCAGTGCTAGCCATTGGCGGTTGTGATAAAAATATGCCTGGGGCGATGTTAGCGATCGCTCGTATGAATATCCCAGCAATCTTTGTTTATGGTGGCACAATCAAGCCAGGAAAACATAATGGTGAAGATCTGACTGTTGTTAGTGTCTTTGAAGCCGTAGGTAAATATAGTGCAGGTAAAATAGATCAAGCAGAGTTAGATGCAATTGAGCATAAAGCTTGTCCTGGGGCGGGATCTTGTGGAGGAATGTTTACGGCTAATACTATGTCTTCCGCCTTTGAGGCGATGGGGATGAGTTTACCCTATTCTTCCACAATGGCAGCAGAAGATGAGGAAAAAGCAGAAAGCACCGAAAAATCAGCCTTTGCTTTAGTCGAAGCGATTAAAAATCAGATTTTGCCCAGTCAAATTCTTACCCGTCAGGCGTTTGAGAATGCCATTACCGTAATTATGGCAGTTGGTGGATCTACGAATTCTGTCTTACATCTTTTAGCGATCGCTAATACCATAGGTGTTGAACTTACTTTAGATGACTTTGAAACTATTCGTAAGCGAGTGCCTGTTATTTGTGACCTTAAGCCATCAGGTAAATATGTAACTATCGATCTTCATCAAGCTGGTGGCATTCCTCAAGTAATGAAGATGCTGTTGGTAAACGGTTTATTGCATGGCGAGGCTTTAACTATTACAGGTAAAACTATTGCAGAAGTTTTAGAGGATATTCCTGAAAAACCTCCTGCTAATCAGGATGTAATTCGTCAGTGGGATAACCCAGTTTATCAAGAGGGACATTTAGCTATACTCAAAGGTAATTTAGCTAGTGAAGGTTCAGTTGCTAAAATTAGTGGTGTGAAAAATCCCCAAATTACGGGCCCAGCTAGGGTTTTTGAATCGGAAGAGGAATGTTTATCGGCAATTCTAGACGGTAAAATTCAACCAGGGGATATCATTGTAGTGCGCTACGAAGGGCCTAAAGGTGGGCCAGGGATGCGAGAGATGTTAGCTCCCACCTCTGCTATTATTGGGGCTGGCCTGGGTGATTCTGTGGGGTTAATTACCGATGGTCGTTTTTCTGGTGGCACTTACGGTATGGTTGTTGGTCATGTCGCCCCTGAAGCTGCCGTTGGTGGTACGATCGCTTTAGTTAAGGAAGGGGATAGTATTACTATCGATGCACACGAGAAATTATTGCAGCTTAATGTTGAAGAAAGCGAACTAAACCAACGCCGTAGTCAATGGCAACCTCGTCAACCGCAATATACTAGAGGGGTTTTAGCTAAATATGCCAAACTTGTTTCTTCTAGTAGTTTGGGTGCTGTAACTGATTTGGATTTAAATATTTAA